The Polyangiaceae bacterium genome includes a region encoding these proteins:
- the dnaB gene encoding replicative DNA helicase, translating to MSADRQRNRDLAAELKPVAGRIPPHDLDAEAAVLSAVLLAAEAFDRVQEVLAPEHFYADAHRRIFEAVLDLHSSSKPVDLVTVAAWLRDRERIAQVGGMEYLAQLSDATPAVAHVESHAKLIREKWRMRQLIATCQRVAAEGYSNAEEVQAFIDQAEQAVFDIARIPEGSSIVSVKDAIHGAFQILAEAAKRGGGITGTPTGYKQLDRKTAGLHAGDLYIVAGRPGMGKTSLVLNMAVNIAMPRRRAVDESSDPYGEGDIEEAGDGVAFFSLEMPREQLASRLLAVEARVDVSRIRSGDMRREDWNKLTDAAARLGRLPIWLDDTPGLTLLDLRAKIRRLQADVKRGDAPGGARKLGLVCIDYLQLMQGRRDAASREQEISELSRGLKQLAKEMGVPVMALSQLNRSVETRTTKDKRPQLSDLRESGAIEQDADAIFFIYRDEYYFKDSPDRGIAEIIVAKQRNGPTGSVKVKFSSEFTRFDDLAPDEYDFDEFDGFDAGAA from the coding sequence ATGAGCGCGGATCGACAGCGAAACCGAGACCTGGCGGCGGAGCTGAAGCCGGTGGCCGGCCGCATCCCACCCCACGACCTCGACGCCGAGGCAGCGGTGCTGTCTGCCGTGCTCCTGGCCGCCGAGGCGTTCGACCGGGTGCAGGAGGTGCTGGCCCCGGAGCATTTCTACGCGGACGCCCACCGGCGCATCTTCGAAGCGGTGCTCGATCTGCACAGCTCGAGCAAACCGGTGGACCTGGTCACCGTGGCGGCCTGGCTCAGGGATCGGGAGCGCATCGCCCAGGTGGGCGGCATGGAGTACCTGGCGCAGCTCTCCGACGCCACCCCGGCCGTGGCTCACGTCGAGAGCCACGCCAAGCTGATCCGCGAGAAGTGGCGCATGCGCCAGCTCATCGCCACCTGCCAGCGCGTCGCCGCCGAGGGCTACTCGAATGCCGAGGAGGTGCAGGCCTTCATCGATCAGGCCGAGCAAGCGGTGTTCGACATCGCGCGCATCCCGGAGGGGTCGTCCATCGTGTCGGTGAAGGACGCCATCCACGGCGCCTTCCAGATCTTGGCCGAAGCAGCCAAGCGCGGCGGTGGCATCACCGGTACGCCGACCGGCTACAAGCAGCTCGATCGCAAGACCGCCGGCCTGCACGCCGGTGACCTCTACATCGTGGCGGGCCGGCCCGGCATGGGGAAGACCTCGCTGGTGCTCAACATGGCGGTGAACATCGCCATGCCGCGGCGCCGCGCGGTGGACGAGAGCTCGGATCCGTACGGGGAGGGCGACATCGAGGAGGCCGGCGACGGCGTCGCGTTCTTCTCGCTGGAGATGCCGCGCGAGCAGCTGGCATCGCGCTTGCTCGCGGTCGAGGCGCGGGTGGACGTCTCACGCATCCGCAGCGGCGACATGCGACGCGAGGACTGGAACAAGCTCACTGACGCCGCCGCGCGGCTCGGGCGCCTGCCCATCTGGCTGGACGACACGCCGGGGCTCACGCTGCTCGATCTCCGGGCGAAGATCCGCCGGCTCCAGGCCGACGTGAAGCGCGGCGACGCGCCCGGTGGCGCGCGGAAGCTCGGGCTGGTCTGCATCGACTACTTGCAGCTGATGCAGGGGCGCCGCGACGCGGCCAGCCGCGAGCAAGAGATCAGCGAGCTGTCGCGCGGGCTGAAGCAACTGGCCAAGGAGATGGGCGTTCCGGTGATGGCGCTCTCGCAGCTGAATCGCTCGGTCGAGACGCGCACCACCAAGGACAAGCGACCGCAGCTCAGCGATCTGCGCGAGTCGGGCGCCATCGAGCAGGACGCCGACGCCATCTTCTTCATCTACCGCGACGAGTACTACTTCAAGGACAGCCCGGACCGCGGCATCGCCGAGATCATCGTGGCCAAGCAGCGCAACGGGCCCACCGGCTCGGTGAAGGTGAAGTTCAGCTCGGAGTTCACTCGCTTCGACGACCTAGCCCCGGACGAGTACGACTTCGACGAATTCGACGGGTTCGACGCCGGCGCGGCCTGA
- the obgE gene encoding GTPase ObgE — translation MRFVDECTLRVEAGDGGRGAVAFRREKFLPFGGPAGGDGGRGGDVVLVVDPGLGTLYDLAHLRVLRADAGENGLGKDMFGKAGGDVELRVPLGTIVVDVDRGEKLCELTRAGERVIVAKGGRGGRGNKHFASSVERAPRRAEPGEPGEQKNLRLELKVMADVGILGYPNVGKSTLISTVSRARPKIADYPFTTLVPHLGVVSIGDHRGGLGKSFVLADIPGLIPGASQGAGLGIRFLKHVERTRVLLHLVSLSEEPGRSPVADYHVIRQELGAFNPEMLARPEVVAMTKADLPEVREAYPDVKAEFEKLGKELRLISAATHEGTADLMRELAEHLLL, via the coding sequence ATGCGATTCGTCGACGAGTGCACGCTGCGCGTGGAGGCCGGTGACGGCGGACGCGGTGCCGTGGCCTTTCGCCGCGAGAAGTTCCTGCCGTTCGGCGGTCCAGCCGGGGGCGACGGCGGACGCGGCGGGGACGTGGTGCTGGTCGTCGATCCCGGGCTCGGCACCCTCTACGATCTGGCCCACCTCCGGGTGCTGCGGGCCGACGCCGGGGAGAACGGGCTCGGCAAGGACATGTTCGGAAAAGCCGGAGGCGACGTCGAGCTCAGGGTGCCGCTCGGGACCATCGTGGTGGACGTGGACCGCGGCGAAAAGCTCTGCGAGCTCACCCGAGCTGGCGAGCGGGTGATCGTCGCCAAGGGCGGCAGAGGCGGCCGCGGCAACAAGCACTTCGCCTCGAGCGTCGAGCGCGCGCCGCGCCGAGCCGAGCCCGGCGAGCCCGGCGAGCAGAAGAACCTGCGCCTCGAGCTCAAGGTGATGGCCGACGTCGGCATCCTCGGCTACCCGAACGTCGGCAAGAGCACGCTGATCAGCACGGTCAGCCGCGCTCGACCCAAGATCGCGGACTACCCGTTCACGACGCTGGTCCCTCACCTCGGCGTGGTCAGCATCGGCGATCACCGCGGTGGGCTAGGCAAGAGCTTCGTGCTGGCGGACATTCCCGGCTTGATCCCGGGCGCGAGCCAGGGCGCGGGCCTGGGGATCCGCTTCTTGAAACACGTCGAGCGCACGCGCGTGCTGCTCCACCTGGTCTCGCTCTCGGAGGAGCCTGGTCGCTCACCCGTGGCCGACTACCACGTGATTCGGCAGGAGCTCGGCGCCTTCAATCCCGAGATGCTCGCGCGCCCCGAGGTCGTGGCCATGACCAAGGCAGACTTGCCGGAGGTGCGCGAGGCGTACCCCGACGTGAAGGCCGAGTTCGAGAAGCTCGGCAAGGAGCTGCGCCTGATCAGCGCCGCGACGCACGAGGGCACCGCGGATCTGATGCGCGAGCTGGCCGAGCACTTGTTGCTCTAA
- a CDS encoding 50S ribosomal protein L9 yields the protein MKVVLSEDVENLGSSGDVVRVRPGYARNFLIPRGLAVPATPSNLARVDDLKRAAAGRAQKELAGAEEIAKKIGSVSVKIARAVGEENKMYGSVTTRDIEEAFAQAGVEIDRRKLALAEPIKVLGLHEVMLKLHPKVSVALKVEVVKEA from the coding sequence ATCAAAGTCGTGCTCAGCGAGGACGTGGAGAACCTCGGCTCGAGCGGTGATGTCGTGCGCGTTCGCCCCGGCTATGCGCGCAATTTCCTGATCCCCCGTGGCCTCGCAGTCCCGGCCACGCCGTCGAACCTGGCGCGCGTGGACGACCTCAAGCGAGCGGCCGCCGGCCGCGCGCAGAAGGAGCTCGCGGGCGCCGAAGAGATCGCCAAGAAGATCGGCAGCGTCAGCGTGAAGATCGCACGCGCCGTGGGCGAGGAGAACAAGATGTACGGGTCGGTCACGACCCGCGACATCGAGGAAGCCTTCGCGCAAGCTGGCGTGGAGATCGATCGCAGGAAGCTCGCGCTCGCGGAGCCCATCAAGGTCCTCGGTCTGCACGAGGTGATGCTCAAGCTGCACCCCAAGGTCAGCGTTGCGCTCAAGGTCGAAGTGGTGAAGGAGGCCTGA